DNA sequence from the Eriocheir sinensis breed Jianghai 21 chromosome 31, ASM2467909v1, whole genome shotgun sequence genome:
gcaacattcgtggtcttcgttctaattttcattctgtggaacaccatctctcctcctctaaacctcatcttcacttcctcaccgaaacactgatttctgaggctactgacagcaacctttactctgttccctcctactatctcttatcctaaatttcaatccaaagctggatgttgcgcctacgtgcggaacgacatcacttgctctcgtgcccacgaccttgactcttctgaattttccaccatctggctaagacttcattgtcattctattactaaatacatatgtgctgtttatctctcacctaactctactaactatgtaaaattctttgactatttgaactctgaagtggagcacatcttgactcactctccctttgctgaaatctccatcttgggagatttctatgttcaccaccagctttggctttcatcctctttcactgaccagcctggtgaacagacctacaactttgctctcctcaacgacctagagcagttggttcagcaccctactcgtattcccgaccgtcttggagacaggcccaacattctagacctcttccttacctctaatccttctgcttactctgtcaaactgttctctccgttgggctcctccgatcataaccttatttctgtacctTTCTGTATTTCTGTACCTTTCTGTATTTCTGTACATCCTCTAGACCTGCCGAAGAGGctgtgcttctggcattttgcttcagctcggtgggacgacctgaggatgtacttttccgatttcctgtggaatgattactgcatccaggagagagacccctctgtgtgtgctcagcgcatcacagaggtgattgtctctggaatggaggcatacattccacgtactttctctactcctcatgctaaaaagccttagtttaatcacgcttgttctcatgctataaacgatagagaggcagctcacaaaaggttccagagccttcgaactcccgctaactatgacctttacattttagcccggaatcgtgccaaatctattctctgacttaccaaaacttcttttattaatagaaagtgtcaacaccttgcttcttctaattcttcccgtgacttctggcatctagccaaaaatatctcctccaatttcacttcttcctctttccctcctctccttaaccctgacggcagcactgccgtctcatctgctctaaggctgaactctttgctcaaactttctgtaagaactccaccctggatgattctgggcatattcctcctactcatcccccctctgactcctgttattaagattctttcaaatgatgttttctatgccctctctggcctcaactctcagaaggcttatggacctgatggagtgcctcctattgtccttaaaaactgtgcttttgtgctgacaccctgcctggtcaaactctttcgtctctgcctgtcaacatctacctttccttcctgctggaagtatgcctttgtacagcctgtgcctaagaagggtgaccgttccaatccctcaaactaccaccctatagctttactttcctgtctatctaaagcttttgaatcaatccttaactggaaaattcaaaagcacctttccacttctaactttctatctgatcgccagtatgggttccgcaaggggcgttctactggcgatcttcttgctctcttaagtgactcttggtcatcctctcttagccgtttcggtgaaactttctctgttgcgctagacatatcgaaagccttcgatagagtctggcaccagtctttgctttctaaactgccctctttcggattctatccctctctctgttcctttatctccagtttcctttccggccattctatctctgcggtggtagacggtcactgctcatcccctaaatctatcaacagtggcgttccacagggctctgtcctatcacccactctcttcctgttattcatcaatgatcttctttccataacaaactgtcctgtccattcatacaccaacgactccactctgcattattcaacttctttcagtagaagaccaacacatcaggaagtacacgactccagactggaggctgcagaacgcttaacctcagaccttgctatcatttccgattggggtaaaaggaaccttgtgtccttcaatgcctcaaaaactcaatttctccacctatcaactcgacacaatcttccaaacacctatcccctattcttcgacaacactcagctgtcaccttcttcaacactaaacatcctcggtctatccttaactcaaaatctcaactggaaacttcatatctcctctatcgctaaatcagcttcctcgaggttgggcgttctgtatcgtctccgccagttcttctcccccgcgcagttgctatccatatacaggggccttgtccgccctcgtatggagtatgcatctcaagtgtgggggggctccactcacacagctcttctggacagagtggagtctaaggctcttcgtctcatcagctctcctcctcctactgatagtcttctacctcttaaattccgccacgatgttgcctctctttctatcttctatcgatatttccacgctgactgctcttctgaacttgctaactgcatgcctccccccctcccgcagccccgctacacacgactttctactcatgctcatccctacactgtccaaaccccttatgcaagagttaaccagcatcttcactctttcatccctcacgctggtaaactttggaacaatcttccttcatctgtatttcctcctgcctacgacttgaactctttcaagaggagggtatcaggacacctctccttctaaaattgatctttcttttggccacctcttttaattcttttttggagcagtgagtagcggacttttttttattatttttttattttatcccagggagtcctccctgggagaatttatggtccccccctcCAGCCGGGACACCGAGGCagtgttatttttcgccattttgaattttgaatttcaggaaaagttgtgtgttgtgtgaatgtagtgtggtgtagaaagagagaggaactgtctttagagagcatgctgaactgctctctggtgctgatgagacaaaagggaaatggttagtgaggacatgggaagggtctttgaagggcttcagcaccctcctcgcttcccatatatcctcactgggagtggctCACTCCCATTCggttggtgtcttcctacctcctcctactatatattattattgtgtgATGTGTTGGGCCACTGGTGAGCCACCACTTTTCTGCTGCTCTTGACATTTCTCAGCCAGTTGAGATGACGCTCACCTCCTCTCGCTTTGGTAGCGCGTGGGAGACTGATGTAATAGACAAAGGAAGGAATCACAAGGGGAGCGGGACAAGCTCTTGCCATAATGTGGGGAATGTGTTAATGAGTTTACGTACCtcggatcagttatgtgtaagcatggtggtacaggagagacaagagaaagggcattgcaagaagaaaggtggtagggtctttgggacgtatcatgactggcagaagtgtgagcatggaggtaaagagggatttgagaaatacaataatagaaccaaccctcacatatgcaagccaaacatgggcctggaatgaaagtcagaggtctagagtgcaggcagtggaaatgagttatttgaggagtgtatgtggtgtgagtagaatggatggagtgagtaatgaaagtgtgtatgagtgttttggaatgtgtcacaggggtgaagggaagaagtgtggagtggtggaagaagtggagcgacagactttaaagtggtttggccacatggagcgaatggaggagagtaagatgaccagaagggtgtatgtgagtgagattgagggagggaatgttggaggatgacctccagtgaaatggagagataaggtgcaagagtacgttagggagaggggggaaagatccatGAGAAACTTttagcaggcaaggagggagtgtctggatagagaaagttggaagctcttctgccatggccatcccctggcgggagttcctaggagcaggcgtcgatgagatgatcATGATCATGAACTATTGTAAACTTGCTTCATTGTTTCAGGTAGGGCCACCCTTCATGAAAAGGGTGACTTCTctgaaaaaacaaaaatgaaataaaaggaacaacaacaacaacaagaaaaaaatggcagGATGCTGTAAACCAAAATTTACAGTTTGACCTCCTCTAGTTATGGCACAAGTAAATATAACAAGGCTTTAGCCTACCAGTACTTCTTTCATCAATAAtagtacatatatacaaaataattaataaagatTGACTGAGTCGAGTTCAGTGTTGTGGGAGGTGGGTGTTAGGttgacgaaaacaagcgaatGCTTGGTTCGTGTGGGGAAAGGATGACATATACCTCGTTCTACCTGTTCTTCTATGAGTTCGTCCATCTGTCTAGCTATACATTTCATTACACAGATATCACTTGCCTGTTGTCATAAGCCACTTGTCCCTGTCTATCCACTTCTTCCTTATAGACTACAACTTATCTATTCACAAACACAGTGAACCTATCACATCACCTGAAGGAGGATTCCTGGCCATCTTGCGGTAGTAGTGGTAATGCACGTTGATGGTACTGTGGAGAGGCTGCTTGACTGGTTGGTGCTCTGCAGCCGGGAGCAGTGGAGTGCTGCTGTCATGTGGTGGCGTCATAACATGATGCCAGTTGTTTTGGAGCACAGAAATGTATATGTACTTAAACTGGCTGTAACATCAAAAATACTGTTCACATTGAAAATTCAACCTCACTGCCCTACCATATTGGGCTGGTAGATTTCCAATCCATCGTTACCTCAAGTTGAGCAAACAAGTCTATTAGCAGGCATTGCCTACCCTTAAAATTCAAAGTTTCCCTCCGTtactaccatagctgggcacgataacaaaaaaccttattcccgataaccgataactgataatggaaaaccttaacggtgataaccgatattcgttaactggaaacgcaaatataggcgataaccgatataaatccacaattccaatactagctagcgataagtccgataggcgaaaatgatactatattgatatttcaaataaaaaacatagatgaactcaaattttcatcatctgtattttagaaaacttacaaaaccttaaaaccacacgttgacacgtacatatggacggtaattctagaaacgcctgaaccggtgttgtgttatttggcggccccaccgtcaaaagctggcgcttttgtttacaaacactggtctctcgtgaattgcgcatgctcagaccagcaagcgtagacctgtgcagtctcacaaagctttttaaccgtaattaagagttgccggaaggctgaatcagacatacagtaccactaccactattctcgctgtttctagaatgacactctgtacgagttgtatttatatgtacagagtgtcgttctagaaacagcgaggatagtggtactgtttgtctgattcagccttccagcaactcttaatgtgataaaaagctttgtgagactgtacagggctacgcttactggtctcaacatgcgcagttcacgggaGACCAGTGTGCGCTTTTCGATGATGGGAAACCAAATACACTTCaccaggtgccttcaataccatggcatgctcacaaacgaatatggaatatcaaatttgaggcagtgaataataattttgggggcaaagttaaatgatttttctctttgatatattgatttttgagtaacataaaaaataaccacgcatgtgcagtagggaggagacaacggtttttttttctgagaggcgggaaaaagtagcgattatcgctagtttggttacaaaagtaacgaagataccgatatatattaaaataagtagcggatggccgatatcccaattttgttatcagtgataaagtatcgcgataatgcccagctatggttactacaaccgagagagcccgggttcgattctcgggtggagtggaaaaatttgggcggcttttccaataccctacgcccctgtccacccagcagggaatgggtaccaggtattaatcattggttgtgtcccgtctcctgggatctgttcccttttcctataattccttccccttctgtctctctccggcatatgaccacagatgttgcgccgactgaacgaaacatTCCTTTTCCTCAGTTACTACGAATTTATAGTCGGTGtcattttttaatatttgtttccATGATGTCTTTGCAGGACCCTGAAGCTGTGCTGGCTACCTTTCGCAAGGAATGGCAACGTGAACTGGAAGGTGCTCAGGTTCAGAGAGGTCTGTGCAATGAGTCCATGCAGCAGTCTCCCTCAAAAGCCACAGAAGTGTCCCCCAACCTTCCTAAAGGAAGTCTGAAAGCTTTGCAGAGTTCTCCTAAAAAGGACGTTGATAGTGATAGTGTTGGTGCAAACATCAGTGAAGCAGGAGAGAATAAGGATTATGGTGAGCCTGATGTTGACAGCAGTGCTCATATGGAGGAAGTTACTCCAGATGTTGAAACAAAGGTATGAAGCTTATGGAATTGTTTATGCAGATTCAATGTTTTGGGTGCATAATATATTGTTATGAGTAATAGTTGGGGCCCTAGAGCAATAGTTGTCAATTTTTATCAGATTATGACCTTCTAACAGTCATCAAAAACATTCATCCCTCACTTCTTTTTAAAATTTAGAGGTATATAAAGGTcctgatatgtattttatatttttctctagaAAATAACAAGATTATTAGTGTTGTAAG
Encoded proteins:
- the LOC127005778 gene encoding uncharacterized protein LOC127005778, producing the protein MQQSPSKATEVSPNLPKGSLKALQSSPKKDVDSDSVGANISEAGENKDYGEPDVDSSAHMEEVTPDVETKAAELFKKAVELEQSGRLYEAIQFYRRAMTLVPDIEFRVHHQNVLEWNESK